GCCACGCAGTTCGTAGGCAGGGCGATAGGAAAAATGGGTCGTTTCCGACGATACCCATCCTACTTCCCTATCTACCCACCGCCTATCTACTCATGACCCCTTCCCGAACTGCCGAACTCCCGTATATATTAGCCTTTTTCGGAGGCCGAACCAATCCCGAGCGGACCGGCGTGGAGCCGTGACCTGCAGAGCCTGCCGGTAGGACCTCCGGCTACCTTCTGGACGGTGGGGGGCGATCCGATGACCATTGGATGAGAAGCAGGTCCGTCTCGCGCCGATGGGCCTGCCCGGGGTCGGCCCGGCACGGGGTAGCTCGTGCCTTACGTATAGTGGAAGGTGGGCCGTGACGACTCGAATCCTGACACGCCGAGACATCGAACGGATCACCGACCCGGACGAGATTTTGCGGGCCGTCGAGGCGGCCTTTCGGGCCCATGGCCTTCAGCAGACGCAGATGCCGCCCAAGAGCTACCTTTTCTATCCCCGGTATCACGGGGACTTGCGGACGATGCCGGCCTACATCGAGCCGATGGAAGCGACGGGCGTCAAGATCGTGAACGTCCATCTTCAGAACAAAGCGCGCGGCCTCCCGACCGTCATGGCCGTCATCGTCCTGAACGATCCGGCGACTGGCTATCCCCTGGCCATCATGGACGGGACCTGGCTGACGGCCCTCCGGACCGGGGCCGCCGGGGCCATCGCCGCCAAGTATCTGGCCCGGCCGGAGAGTCGTCGCATCGGCTTCGTCGGTTGTGGTGTCCAAGCTGAGACCCAACTTCTGATGACCCTGCGGGTATGCCGTCTCCAAGAGTTGGCCGCCTTCGACGTGGACGAGCGCCGACGGGACGCCTTCTGCGCGATGGCCGCCGAACGATACGGTCTCCGGGTCGTCGGCTCGAATCGCCTCGAGGACATCTACACCTGTGACATCATCACGACGACGACGCCCTCGACGGAGCCGATCCTTCAAAATGAAGGTATCCGGCCCGGCACCCACATCAACGCCATCGGGGCGGACGCCCCGGGCAAGGAAGAGCTGGACCCGGTTATTCTTCAGCGGGCCCTCATCGTCGTCGATTCCTGGGAACAGGCCGTCCACAGCGGGGAGATCAACGTCCCCATCGACCGGGGTCTGATCACGCGGGAGGACATTTATGCCGAGCTCGGCGAGATCGTCGCCGGTCTGAAGCCGGGGCGGACGCGACCCGACCAGGTCACCGTCTTTGACTCGACAGGCCTGGCCATTCAGGATATCGCGTCGGCGTATGTCGTGTGGACCAAGGCCCGGGCCCAGGCGGTGGGCCTGGAAATCGACATCGTGGGCGTGGGATGAAGCAGAAAGTCCTGGGGCCCCTGGAGCCCGCCGAGCTGGAGGCCCTGCGTCCTGACGCCGTCGTCGATGCCCAGGGACTTCTTTGTCCCGTGCCCATCGCCCGACTGAACGAACGGGTCAAGGA
Above is a window of bacterium HR11 DNA encoding:
- the arcB gene encoding Delta(1)-pyrroline-2-carboxylate reductase, whose translation is MTTRILTRRDIERITDPDEILRAVEAAFRAHGLQQTQMPPKSYLFYPRYHGDLRTMPAYIEPMEATGVKIVNVHLQNKARGLPTVMAVIVLNDPATGYPLAIMDGTWLTALRTGAAGAIAAKYLARPESRRIGFVGCGVQAETQLLMTLRVCRLQELAAFDVDERRRDAFCAMAAERYGLRVVGSNRLEDIYTCDIITTTTPSTEPILQNEGIRPGTHINAIGADAPGKEELDPVILQRALIVVDSWEQAVHSGEINVPIDRGLITREDIYAELGEIVAGLKPGRTRPDQVTVFDSTGLAIQDIASAYVVWTKARAQAVGLEIDIVGVG